A window from Halomicrobium urmianum encodes these proteins:
- the ilvN gene encoding acetolactate synthase small subunit, which translates to MPGPAPNERMRPEGRRNEQGIRVDPEAEATHEPRQAVLAALVKHEPGVLAEVSGLFSRRQFNIESLTVGATMDDDVARMTIVIEEPEPGIDQAKKQLEKLVPTISVRELEPASTNRELALIKVDGEKPDDVNAVAEMYDGTAVDVSTDSITVEVTGSQQKIDAAIDAFRQFDVQEVARGGTVALERGADTLQDDD; encoded by the coding sequence ATGCCTGGACCGGCCCCGAACGAGCGGATGCGTCCGGAGGGCCGGCGTAACGAGCAAGGTATTCGCGTCGATCCGGAGGCAGAGGCCACCCACGAGCCGCGGCAGGCGGTGCTGGCGGCGCTGGTGAAACACGAGCCCGGCGTGCTCGCCGAGGTGTCCGGGCTCTTCAGCCGGCGGCAGTTCAACATCGAGAGCCTGACCGTCGGCGCGACGATGGACGACGACGTCGCGCGGATGACCATCGTCATCGAAGAGCCCGAGCCCGGCATCGACCAGGCCAAGAAGCAACTGGAGAAGCTCGTGCCGACCATCTCGGTCCGCGAGCTGGAGCCGGCGTCGACCAACCGGGAGCTGGCGCTGATCAAGGTCGACGGCGAGAAGCCCGACGACGTCAACGCCGTCGCGGAGATGTACGACGGCACCGCGGTCGACGTCAGCACCGACTCGATCACCGTCGAGGTGACCGGCAGCCAGCAGAAGATCGACGCCGCCATCGACGCCTTCCGGCAGTTCGACGTCCAGGAGGTCGCCCGAGGCGGAACCGTAGCACTTGAAAGAGGTGCCGACACACTGCAAGACGATGACTGA